The Bos javanicus breed banteng chromosome 18, ARS-OSU_banteng_1.0, whole genome shotgun sequence genome has a segment encoding these proteins:
- the NLRP5 gene encoding NACHT, LRR and PYD domains-containing protein 5, with product MREAKIAPFSNYGLQWCFEQLGKEEFQTFKALLKEHASESAACSFPLVQVDRADAESLASLLHEHCRASLAWKTSTDIFEKMSLSALSEMARDEMKKYLLAEISEDSAPTKTDQGPSMKEVPGPREDPQDSRDYRIHVMTTFSTRLDTPQRFEEFASECPDAHALSGAFNPDPSGGFRPLTVVLHGPPGVGKSSLARRLLLFWAQGDLYKGLFSYVFLLRARDLQGSRETSFAELISREWPDAPAPVEKVLSQPERLLIVVDGLEELELSFRDQDSSLLADWAERQPAAVLAHSLLKKVLLPECALLLTVQDAGLQRLQALLRSPRYLWVGGLSVENRMQLLLGGGKHCRPKTCAWHAGADHQEVLDKCQVPVVCALVREALELQGEPGKGLPVPGHTLTGLYATFVFQRLAPKDAGWRALSGEERGALKGLCRLAADGVWNAKFVFDGDDLGVHGLQGPELSALQQASILLPDGHCGRGHAFSHLSLQEFFAALFYVLRGVEGDGEGYPLFPQSTKSLTELRHIDLNVQLVQMKRFLFGLVSKEVMRALETLLGCPVAPVAKQQLLHWICLLGQHPAAAASPDLLEAFYCLFETQDDEFVRLALNGFQEVWLQLNRPMDLTVSSFCLRRCQHLRKVRLDVRGTPKDEFAEAWPGASQGLKIKTLDEHWEDLCSVLSTHPNLRQLDLSGSVLSKEAMKTLCVKLRQPACKIQNLIFKGARVTPGLRHLWMTLIINRNITRLDLTGCRLREEDVQTACEALRHPQCALESLRLDRCGLTPASCREISQVLATSGSLKSLSLTGNKVADQGVKSLCDALKVTPCTLQNLILGSCGLTAATCQDLASALIENQGLTHLSLSGDELGSKGMSLLCRAVKLSSCGLQKLALNACSLDVAGCGFLAFALMGNRHLTHLSLSMNPLEDPGMNLLCEVMMEPSCPLRDLDLVNCRLTASCCKSLSNVITRSPRLRSLDLAANALGDEGIAALCEGLKQKNTLTRLGLEACGLTSEGCKALSAALTCSRHLASLNLMRNDLGPRGMTTLCSAFMHPTSNLQTIGLWKEQYPARVRRLLEQVQRLKPHVVISDAWYTEEEEDGPCWRI from the exons ATGAGAGAAGCCAAAATAGCCCCCTTCTCCAATTACGGACTGCAGTGGTGTTTCGAGCAGCTGGGCAAAGAGGAGTTCCAGACATTTAAGGCCCTCCTGAAGGAGCATGCGTCAGAATCAGCAGCGTGCTCCTTCCCGCTGGTCCAGGTGGACAGGGCTGATGCGGAGTCCCTTGCCTCCCTCCTGCATGAGCATTGCAGAGCATCTCTCGCCTGGAAGACATCCACTGACATCTTTGAAAAGATGAGCCTGTCGGCACTGTCTGAGATGGCAAGAGACGAGATGAAAA AGTATCTACTGGCTGAAATATCAGAAGATTCTGCACCAACAAAGACTGACCAAGGTCCAAGCATGAAAGAAGTGCCAG GCCCCAGAGAGGACCCACAGGACTCGCGGGACTACAGGATCCACGTGATGACGACATTCTCCACCAGGCTGGACACACCCCAGCGCTTTGAAGAATTTGCCTCCGAGTGTCCGGACGCACATGCGCTATCGGGGGCATTTAACCCAGACCCCTCGGGGGGCTTCCGGCCTCTCACGGTGGTTCTGCACGGACCCCCGGGGGTTGGTAAGTCCTCGCTGGCCCGGAGGCTCCTGCTGTTCTGGGCGCAAGGCGACCTCTACAAGGGCTTGTTCTCCTACGTCTTCCTTCTCCGCGCCAGAGACCTCCAGGGGTCCAGGGAGACCAGCTTCGCGGAGCTCATCTCCAGGGAGTGGCCGGACGCCCCGGCCCCGGTGGAGAAGGTCCTGTCCCAGCCCGAAAGGCTCTTGATTGTGGTGGATGGACTCGAAGAGCTGGAGCTCTCCTTCAGAGACCAGGACTCCAGCCTCCTGGCCGACTGGGCGGAGAGGCAGCCCGCAGCCGTCCTGGCGCACAGCCTGCTGAAGAAAGTCCTGCTCCCCGAGTGCGCCCTCCTCCTCACCGTCCAGGACGCGGGATTGCAGAGGCTCCAAGCCCTGCTCCGGTCTCCCCGTTACCTATGGGTCGGGGGCCTCTCAGTGGAAAACAGGATGCAGTTGCTCCTCGGCGGCGGGAAGCACTGCCGTCCTAAGACATGCGCCTGGCACGCGGGGGCCGACCACCAGGAAGTGCTTGACAAGTGTCAGGTGCCCGTGGTGTGCGCCCTGGTCCGTGAGGCCCTCGAGCTGCAGGGGGAGCCGGGGAAAGGCCTTCCCGTCCCCGGCCACACCCTCACGGGCTTGTACGCCACCTTCGTGTTCCAGCGGCTGGCTCCCAAAGATGCAGGCTGGCGCGCGCTGAGCGGGGAGGAACGCGGTGCCCTGAAGGGCTTGTGCCGGCTGGCAGCGGACGGCGTGTGGAACGCGAAGTTCGTGTTTGACGGCGACGACCTGGGCGTCCACGGGCTGCAGGGGCCCGAGCTCTCCGCCCTGCAGCAGGCGAGCATCCTTCTCCCTGATGGCCACTGCGGAAGGGGCCACGCATTCTCCCACCTCAGCCTCCAGGAGTTCTTTGCAGCCTTGTTCTACGTCCTGCGAGGCGTCGAGGGAGACGGGGAGGGCTACCCGCTGTTCCCCCAGAGCACAAAGAGTCTGACGGAGCTCAGGCATATTGACCTCAACGTTCAGCTGGTCCAGATGAAGAGATTCCTATTTGGCCTTGTGAGCAAGGAGGTGATGCGGGCCCTGGAAACCCTCCTAGGCTGTCCCGTCGCCCCCGTGGCTAAGCAGCAACTTCTGCACTGGATCTGCCTGCTGGGTCAGCACCCTGCTGCCGCCGCCTCCCCAGACTTGCTCGAGGCCTTCTACTGCCTTTTCGAGACACAGGACGACGAGTTTGTTCGCTTGGCCTTGAATGGCTTCCAAGAAGTGTGGCTGCAGTTGAACCGGCCAATGGACTTAACGGTGTCTTCCTTCTGTCTCCGGCGTTGCCAGCATTTACGGAAAGTTCGACTGGATGTCAGAGGGACCCCAAAGGATGAATTTGCTGAGGCATGGCCCGGGGCTTCCCAAGG GCTGAAGATCAAGACCCTTGATGAGCACTGGGAAGACCTCTGCTCCGTGCTCAGCACGCACCCAAACCTACGACAGCTCGACCTGAGTGGCAGCGTCTTGAGCAAGGAGGCCATGAAAACCCTGTGTGTCAAGCTGCGGCAGCCAGCCTGTAAAATACAGAATCTGAT ATTTAAAGGGGCCCGGGTTACCCCTGGTCTCCGTCACCTCTGGATGACTCTGATTATCAACCGGAACATCACGCGCCTGGACCTGACGGGCTGCCGCCTGAGAGAGGAGGACGTGCAGACGGCGTGCGAGGCCCTCAGGCACCCACAGTGTGCGCTGGAGTCTCTGAG GTTGGATCGCTGTGGATTAACCCCAGCCTCTTGTCGGGAGATCTCCCAAGTGCTTGCTACGTCCGGCAGCCTGAAATCCCTCAGCCTCACGGGAAATAAGGTGGCGGACCAGGGCGTGAAGTCTCTCTGTGACGCCTTGAAGGTCACACCCTGCACCCTGCAGAACCTAAT CCTGGGGAGCTGCGGGCTCACAGCCGCCACCTGCCAAGACCTGGCCTCTGCTCTCATCGAGAACCAGGGCTTGACACACCTGTCCCTGTCGGGCGATGAACTGGGGAGCAAAGGGATGAGCCTGCTGTGTCGGGCCGTGAAGCTCTCCAGCTGTGGTCTGCAGAAGCTGGC ACTAAACGCATGCAGCCTGGATGTGGCTGGCTGTGGCTTCCTCGCCTTTGCACTCATGGGCAACAGGCATCTGACGCACCTGAGCCTCAGCATGAACCCCCTGGAAGATCCCGGGATGAACCTTCTGTGCGAGGTCATGATGGAGCCGTCCTGCCCTCTCCGGGACCTGGA TTTGGTGAACTGCCGCCTCACCGCCTCGTGCTGCAAGAGTCTGTCCAACGTGATCACGAGGAGTCCGCGCCTGAGAAGCCTGGATCTGGCCGCCAACGCCCTGGGTGATGAGGGGATTGCGGCGCTGTGCGAGggactgaagcagaagaacaccCTGACGAGACTCGG GCTGGAGGCGTGTGGACTGACCTCTGAAGGCTGCAAGGCCCTGTCTGCCGCCCTCACCTGCAGCCGCCACCTGGCCAGCCTGAACCTGATGCGCAACGACCTCGGCCCCAGAGGAATGACGACGCTGTGTTCCGCCTTCATGCATCCCACCTCTAATCTACAGACCATCGG GCTGTGGAAAGAGCAATACCCGGCCCGAGTAAGAAGGCTGCTGGAGCAGGTGCAGAGACTGAAGCCCCACGTGGTCATCAGTGACGCCTGGTacacggaggaggaggaggacgggcCCTGCTGGAGAATCTGA